GTATCCTAAGGCCCGCGAGAGAACTGTTGTTAAGGAACTCGGCAAAATGACCCCGTAACTTAGGGATAAGGGGTGCCACCATCCGGTGGCCGCAGAGAATAGGCCCAAGCGACTGTTTACCAAAAACATAGGTTTCTGCTAAGTCGCAAGACGATGTATAGGAGCTGACGCCTGCCCGGTGCTGGAAGGTTAAGGGGATCTGTTAGAGCAATCGAAGCAGTGAACTTAAGCCCCAGTAAACGGCGGCCGTAACTATAACGGTCCTAAGGTAGCGAAATTCCTTGTCGGGTAAGTTCCGACCCGCACGAAAGGCGTAACGATTTGGGCACTGTCTCAACAACAGACTCGGTGAAATTGTAATTCCGGTGAAGATGCCGGATACCTGCGACAGGACGGAAAGACCCCATGGAGCTTTACTGTAGCTTGACATTGGGTCTTGGTACTACATGTACAGGATAGGTGGGAGGCTTTGAAACCAGGACGCCAGTTTTGGCGGAGCCATCCTTGGGATACCACCCTTGTAGTACTGGGACTCTAACCATAGGCCATGAATCTGGTCTTGGGACACTGTCAGGTGGGCAGTTTGACTGGGGCGGTCGCCTCCCAAAAGGTAACGGAGGCGCTCAAAGGTTCTCTCAGTACGGTCGGAAATCGTACGTAGAGTGTAAAGGCAAAAGAGAGCTTGATTGCAAGACATACAGGTCGAGCAAGGATGAAAATCGGACTTAGTGATCCGGTGGTTCTGCGTGGAAGGGCCATCGCTCAACGGATAAAAGCTACCCTGGGGATAACAGGCTTATCTCCCCCAAGAGTCCACATCGACGGGGAGGTTTGGCACCTCGATGTCGGCTCATCACATCCTGGGGCTGTAGTAGGTCCCAAGGGTTGGGCTGTTCGCCCATTAAAGTGGTACGCGAGCTGGGTTCAGAACGTCGTGAGACAGTTCGGTCCCTATCCGTCGCAGGCGTAGGAAATTTGAGAAGACCTGTCCTTAGTACGAGAGGACCGGGATGGACGTACCTCTGGTGTACCAGTTGTTCTGCCAAGGGCATGGCTGGGTAGCTATGTACGGAATGGATAAGCGCTGAAAGCATCTAAGCGCGAAGCCAACTTCAAGATAAGATTTCCCACCGCAAGGGTAAGACCCCAGAAAGACTATCTGGTTGATAGGTCGAAGGTGTAAGTGCAGCAATGTATTTAGCTTATCGATACTAATAGGTCGAGGACTTGACCAATATTTATTTGATGTTCATTGATTAAAATATATATGTAGTTTTTAGAGTGTTAATTTAACTCATAATAGAATAAGTGTGCTGGTGTGGCTCAACGGTAGAGCAGCTGACTTGTAATCAGCAGGTTGTAGGTTCGATTCCTATCACCAGCTCCAGTAAAGACTATGTTAAAAACATAGTCTTTTTTATTGTATAATATATTTATTATTTTATATAGTTTATAAAAATCGACAAGAAATTGACAAATTTAAGTAAGAAATAGCTATACAGATTAAAATAATTATTTTAATCTGTATGTGAACACCTTAACGTAAAATTTTGATTATTCGTGTAAGAATTGATAGAAAGATATATATATATTTAATTTGAAACTAATTTACCATGGATAACCATCCTAGCATCATCAAATTCATAAGTGCATGTAGAAAGTGTAACTATCTTATCTTTACTACTTACTTTAATATTTGATTTATGTAATGATTTGGAAGTAATAGCATCTATGTATTTTTGATAGTCTGATTCACTATTAAAGTTTGTTTTTAGATAATCATAATCAGATTCTACAATATAGGCAGAAAATACTTCATATAAGAATTCTTTTTCATCCATAGTGATTTTTATTCTATTATTTTCTTTGAAGAAATCATCATCTTTAAACTTATTTAAATTATTAAACATTGTTTTGTTTTTCATATTATGTCCATATACTATAACATTCTGGTCATCCAGAGATTTATTTCTGTAATCCATAAATAATGTACCTGAGATAGATTTTTTACCATAAAAGTCTTTGTCAAGATAGTAAGAATTATCTTTAGATTGTACAACTGGATAATTTATGTTTGTATTATCAACAGAAAGCCAAAATTTAAAATCTTTGTTTATTTTTGATAAGTCTTCTTTTTTATTTTCTTTTTTTTGAAGTTGAGCAGATATTTTAGTGTCCTGATTGTATTTGTTAAGCTTTAAGTATATATTAAATCCACTGTATATTATTACTAATATTAGTATAATATTAATTATTACCCTGTATAATTTTTTCAATATTTCACCTCAAATCATAAATAATAGTTTATATACCTATATTACACTATTTTTGAATAAATTTGAATTTTTAGTAGAATATTACTTTGACATATTTAAGAATTTATGATAACATAGCTAAGTAAAATAAATATTAAGTAAGCCAGATAATCGCATGTAATTTTACATGAGGAAAGTCGGAGCTCCATAGAGCAGGGTGCTAGGTAACACCTAGTGGGAGCAATCCTAAGGATAGTGCAACAGAAATAAACCGCCACTATTATGTGGTAAGGATGGAAAGGCGAGGTAAGAGCTCACCAGCAGCTAGGCGACTAGTTGGCTATGTAAACCCCACCTGGAGCAAGACCAAGATAGGAATAAAGAGTGCTGCTCGTACTCTCCGGTAGGTAGGTCGCTTGAGCTTATTGGTGACAATAAGCCTAGAAAGATGATTATCTAATACAGAACTCCGCTTATAGACTTGCTTAATTTTTTCGATAGGTAAAACATCAGTTTAAACTGATGTTTTTTTATTTGCAAATTTGTCTAATTTACTTTTAAAATTTTGTGGAATATTGTAATATAAGTTAGTACAGATATTAAAAATGGTATAATATAAGATAGATATAAAAAGAAAAAGTAAAATGATGTAAATAATATGATATGATATAAGATGTAGTAAATTTAGCAACTAATTATTAAAATATCATAATCAAGTTAGTAATTTTACATAATGTAAATATCACAATAAAATAATTGATTTAAGGAGTGAAGGTTTTGAGTGAAAATAATATAATAAGAAATACTGTTTTAAATGTCACAGCAAGTTTTTTAAAACAAGAATCTAAGATAAATGAAAAATTAGAAGGTGTTTTAGAAAAGAAATTTGAAAAAGTAGAATTCAACGAAGCAAAATATGCTGAGCTTTTAAAATTTAATATATTGTTTTATAAAACATTAGCAAGAAATACAGAACCACTTATCGGGAAATGGATAGTAGATAAATACATACCTGAAATAGATGAATTAGAGAAAGAATTAGAATTAACTACAGCTAAATGTAGAAAGTATGTAAATAAGGCAATGAAGGATGGTTTAGACTGTCTAAAAGCCAATGATTTAAACAGTTTTTTAGCTTATGATAAAATGGACCTATCAGAGAGACGAAGACGTTTAGAAAAGGATTATAAGGTTCTAAATCTATATAAAGACCTTCTTAATATAACACTTAGAAAGATAAGTTTAGAAAAGAAAGATTGTGCAAGTTTATTTCTTAAGGACCAAGCTGATGCTAAAAGAGAACTAAAAAGAGAAATAATATTCTGTGTAAATAAGATATTAGCTAGTAGCAAAGAGGTAGTGCCTAAAAATATAGAAGAAAATTCTGAACAAAATAGTGAAGAAATAAAAGCAACAGAAATTGAAGATTTACAATTAGGTAAAGATAATTCAGAAAATGATGTTTTATTAAATTCAGTTAAAAAGTCAGACTTAGGAAACCCCCCACAGATAAATGACGTAGAAGCTAAGTTTATGGATAAATTAAATAGTTTAAATGATGAAAGTATATCTCAAACTGTATATAATGAATATAAAAAATTATGTGGATTAGAGGAACTTCCTTATGTTGAAGGCTATGGTTTTGGTAAAGAAGTTATTAAAGACTTTGTTTGTGCAACAGTTGCATTAGAATTTTTGAAGCGAAGAAATAGAGACCTTATAGAAGGTGCGATGAGACTAACTATAATCGGAGAATTTGGTGCTGAAAATTTTAAGGAATTCATAGATTATGTAATTAAAAATAAAACAGAAATTAGTGACACTATCTGGGAAGAAGCACATGTTGCTCTAAAAGATAAATCTTCTGAACTAGAAAATCACGATATTGTGTCAAAGAGAACTAGAAAAAATAAAGACATTGATATTGAAGAATATATTTATATGATAAAAAATGCAGATAAAGATGTTTGTTTTAGAAGTAGTATTTCTATAGAAGAAGACACTAAAGAGGAAGATACTAAAGAAGAAGTAATTAATAAGAATGAAAATATAGAGAGTGTTATAGAAAATAGAGATGATATTGAAAAAGAAGATGATGTAAATGAAGAAAAGATAATTGAATCAGAAAATAAAAAGAGTAGAAAAAAAGATAAATTATTTGGATTTATGAAAAAAGAAAGCAAAAAAGAGGATGTAGCAGAAGAAACTGAAAAAGAAGAAATTAGTTTAGATAATACTTCTGATGTAGTTCCAAGTGAAGCTGATGAATCTATTAAGGAAAATATAGAAAACTTAGAAGAAAAGAACCA
This sequence is a window from Clostridioides difficile. Protein-coding genes within it:
- the srtB gene encoding class B sortase — protein: MKKLYRVIINIILILVIIYSGFNIYLKLNKYNQDTKISAQLQKKENKKEDLSKINKDFKFWLSVDNTNINYPVVQSKDNSYYLDKDFYGKKSISGTLFMDYRNKSLDDQNVIVYGHNMKNKTMFNNLNKFKDDDFFKENNRIKITMDEKEFLYEVFSAYIVESDYDYLKTNFNSESDYQKYIDAITSKSLHKSNIKVSSKDKIVTLSTCTYEFDDARMVIHGKLVSN
- a CDS encoding SPOR domain-containing protein — encoded protein: MKVLSENNIIRNTVLNVTASFLKQESKINEKLEGVLEKKFEKVEFNEAKYAELLKFNILFYKTLARNTEPLIGKWIVDKYIPEIDELEKELELTTAKCRKYVNKAMKDGLDCLKANDLNSFLAYDKMDLSERRRRLEKDYKVLNLYKDLLNITLRKISLEKKDCASLFLKDQADAKRELKREIIFCVNKILASSKEVVPKNIEENSEQNSEEIKATEIEDLQLGKDNSENDVLLNSVKKSDLGNPPQINDVEAKFMDKLNSLNDESISQTVYNEYKKLCGLEELPYVEGYGFGKEVIKDFVCATVALEFLKRRNRDLIEGAMRLTIIGEFGAENFKEFIDYVIKNKTEISDTIWEEAHVALKDKSSELENHDIVSKRTRKNKDIDIEEYIYMIKNADKDVCFRSSISIEEDTKEEDTKEEVINKNENIESVIENRDDIEKEDDVNEEKIIESENKKSRKKDKLFGFMKKESKKEDVAEETEKEEISLDNTSDVVPSEADESIKENIENLEEKNQVLEEESSIKIEKPINNDELDKKLSGSNEPKSEKESKELGDEIPKEVEEKKIESEKSVVIPINKKEKSSKKSKHSPKSKSNSKEKKTEVKNYESNEEDFIDDEEVGSKKSRLKETIIAIVIVAIVGVGYFITVGNNKKNDKDTTPPKAPTQQQANNKQTEEEKKAKAEKEKKEAEEKAKAEEKEKAEKKAKEMEAYKDGKGVYYTVYAGSLKVEATAKETAKEYEAKGISSTIIQENGYYKVKIGDYSEYGEAQEKCNELAKKSIDTYIAMYDKYYDYKLEDLKESAPSLSAEELRQKYEDLRSELKNKSGYREYVKHLDKLYEEIVEGA